Below is a window of Gossypium hirsutum isolate 1008001.06 chromosome A12, Gossypium_hirsutum_v2.1, whole genome shotgun sequence DNA.
AATGTTATAATAGTctcacctttttcctttttctagtgTAAGATCATTCTTTTTTGTAAGATTAAATCTATTTGTTTCTTGAGATATAAAAGAATATTGTTCACATCTTGGAACAGACAACTCTGTTTTTTCATCAAACTTGAATTAtacattaaatttgaattataatttatatattttaattttaatttaattaatgaaatttatttatttatttttatattagattaatataattgtttgtataTGTAAAGTTAAAATGtgctaatttaataatattatcaatgatttataataattcaattaaattaaagtttcattTCTAAAAGTATGCAAaatccaaattcacatataaattatacattaaatcaaaatttatacataattttaacatttatccTTTCAGGAAAATGACTCAACTTCTATTTTAATTTGTCATGCCCATAGTGCTCAGCCACACTTATTTTTATCGAAGttcattatttatattatattacaaatttaaaaagttatataaattatactaataaaatttatataaagattaaatgaggttttaattgaaatatttaaaattatcgtGATTGTATGATAATTTTATGTCTTAGtttgattttatcattttaattttgtataagttttatataaaattagaTTATCTCATATTTagtgtgaaaataattattaaacaaattataaaatatacataaaaaagaaaatatattttacactgcattttttaaatttcacaaataaaGTTAAGGGTTGACAAGTGTTCtataatatatagtaaaatattaaaaatcaaatattaaaaagaagaagaagaaagaaatatgaCAATTTTTTGAGAATGTTTTAGAAGAAAAAATATACATTACGAGTGTACCAAATACTAACACTAAATAAATATGGTTTtgatttaaacagtaaaattatAAGAGTGaagatatacatatatttttttaaaaaaaattatatttttaaatttttttatataaattcacAAACTGAAATGATTACGACACAATCCAGTCaaaagttttaataaaaataaaaataaaaataagctcattataatacttattttttagaataaaaatgtattatttttaaatgaaataatttttaacaacACCAACTTAATTAAATAGATTCACATATACTCcaacattaatatttaaaaaaaccaaaTACCATTAGATTGAAAATTCGATAGGGTTATTCGGTTATTTTCTTCTGGTTTACATTTGTCAAAAGGCCATGAGCGTGACCTTTTACTATTGCAACAAAAATGATTGCAACTTCTGCTGAAGGAAAGAAGTTTTACCACCCATAATTGGGTCATATTCTTATTCAAGTCCTTCTATATGctgatattttgatttaatccctcTATTTAGTAGATCGCAAGCAATGAGTTTTATTTACCGTTATTCAATCATAAAATTGTGAATCAAatgcttaaaaatatatatttttaaaaatgggtCATCACCGTTTGAATAAATTATCGGATtcaactattaataatattataaaatagaaaataaattattttaaattaaagtaaaaaaatacagACTAAAACCAGAATTAGACACTCATTATCATATACCCATTCCCCCACAAAGCAGAGATTAATCAGCTAAAGATAATTTGTTTTAAGGGTGAAAACAGATGAAATTTGGGTTTATCGAGGAGTTCGGACCACAAATGCAACTTGCAATAGTTTGTAATAGCTTGAAATGTCAGATATTAACAAATAACAGACTGAAATCTGAATTGGCATTCAATAGAAAAACATGCAATTATTTCTTCCATTAAATCAATAATCTGAAGAAGAAGGGAAATAAGTTGTGGATATGGCGGTGCCACCGTGTTGGGGTACCTAATTATAATTCAAGGGTTCAATTATTCACTATAACATGCATTGTACCTTTAATAACTTCTTCCCCTCTCTCATTTTCTACAAACGCTTCACCCATCCCACCTTTCTTAATTTTCTGTGATATTTAGGTCTACCAATGGTCCTTGAAACCAATTTGTTACCAACAGACCCAATTTCTCAATTTAGATCTAAGGTGTGGTTGAGtactttaaaatatattatcttattatttataaattaaataaaaattataaataattctaaatattatattaaaaaaatatagtcaaaatctataataaaataatttaaaaaatacaaaacaatttaaatatcataCACCAAAACTAAAAGGTTGCATTATAAaccataataaaaaattaataatgtctGATTTGAGTCAATAAAGTTGAAATCTTAGACCACTATCCCcttttacattttacaaataaagaAAACCAACCATAATAAATATTGatacacttttttttaaattttataaatcgctatatgtataatttatttgtatttatttttcgtattacaagtatatatattcattcaaattaaaattaataaatatatctaTAGCAATCGCACAAGGGGATTTAAAGAGTTATACATAAAATTACGTATGCTAGGTCTTGAGTTTGGGTACTTAGGACCCGAGACCTACGCCTTTGCCAATTAAATGATAGTTTCATTGGCAAttcatttgtattttttaaataatttaacaagTAATTTTTTAATATGGGTTAATATGTAAAATTGTTACTAAActttaaagtgaaaattgaaatttgttattgaactttattttgATTGGTATTTGTCATTATCCTTATAAATTAAAGATAAACTTACCACTATACTTTAAATCTATATTGAATTTTGTTACTTTACTtttatttggttgaattttgttgttgaagttaaattttttattgaattttgctatttaattttaatttaaaataatttgaagacaaaatctaataataatttttattttttattttaatacttaacaataataaattattaacatattattaaaattgaataaaatctgttattttataaaaataaacttaatttctttcgctttatttttcaagtttttatttCATTGAATAGAAGttctaatttaatttgttaaCTTCAAGTTGAATTATTTTCAACTATTACAATAAAAtagttgaaagaatttttttatttaattatgtctTGAAATCATCGAAATTAATATTTgtgataaattgaattaaaaaaatcaaaattagtagtaaaatttaataaaatttaaagttttgtaGTAAATTCCAATCATTTAATagttgaatgataaatttatccaaaattttcaaaatataatagaaaatatcAACAAAAATAAGTGTAGTactaaatttcaatatttacatatAGTACGGTGATAAATTTACACTCTTAACTCTCTTAATATTCATGCATAATGATTTTTTAACTCTTTAAAAAAATACCAATGGTATAGCAAATAGTGTTTTTTAAACTCATTCCCGTCTCATCTTATGATTCTTtctattatttgttttttaatataatgtctaaaattacttaaaatatcttCCCAATctttaaataagagaataatgtgCTTCAGCGCATTCGAACTCTTCTCTTCTTATACtgataataatactaatatcaactgaactaaaactcaatccagAACTTTTGAGTTTATACTTTGTATGAAGATCTTATATTTCCTCAGCAGAAGAAATAttcttaattttgaaataatgtgAAAGATAGTAATTGAGGTCATAAGTAGCTGCCCCCAAAAAAGCAATGAATGAAAAAAGTTGGGCCCATTTCCAATGGGATGGCCCAATTATAAGCAGGCAGATTCGAGTATATAAATCTAACGGTCCAGGATCTTCATTCGCCACACAGGATCCTATTCCTTTCTTTCGCGCAATAACGCTCACTACTAACTGACTGTTACCGTTATCGCTACCAAGAATTCCCGGGAAAAGTGAAACACATTAACCAAACCCTGTCAAAATTCTTCCcttcaaaaaggaaaaagaaaaactatattaatatatttttatggacaacatttaatattttttttatttcaaataaaaagttaatttatattaacatttatttaattaaattgaatgccAAAGTTTGTGTGCAACTAAATTTATCTCTTTCATtatcttaataaaaaattattttacaatctTAAATTTGCACAtttatacttttgagattttttttgtcTAACAATGGAATAATTtgaattctggaaaaaaattataaactataaaattgatcattattattctttttaatatttacaaataatttccataaaaaacttgcttatatttttttaattataaaaaatatttgctTCCAGAAgtgaatatatattatttaatgattataataataacacatttttttaaggaataataataattttcttgcAATGtgtaaaaggattaaatctcTATTtccatttattatatttatataattattttatatattgacCGGAGTTTATGGATCTTTatctaaaagaataaataaataaataaaaatatatgactATTTTTTAActccataaaataaaaaaaatctaatataagAAATAATAACCCATAAATTAAATACCATCAtactttattaattttgttatattcATTCTCATCAACAAGCCAAGGCTCAAGAATTACTATTATCAAATCGAGTAAGGAACAACTGGCATCAAGTTGGCATACAACATTTTACTTATTTCCTTTAACATATGTGATAAGCTAAAATCTTGAATATGATCATATTTGATTTGGTATTATCAAATCGAGTAAGGAACAACTCGCATCAAGTTAATATACAACATTTTACTTATTGCCTTTAACATATGTGACAAGCTAAAATCTTGAATCTGATCATATTCGATTTGATCCATATGTTaggatgaatttttttttttgaaaatcgagtCCGATTTGAATCGAATCAagtgaatttagaaagaaatagtTAGGTCGGGATTAAGTTTGAGGTAAACTCTTTTCCCTTGTTGTGAAATATTTACAAAAGATGTTATTGACATATTAAATTTTAAGTCTAAactaacaaaaattttatttgcttcaaaataataaataaaaaatataattttatttgctttaaaataaaaaaataattaaattaaatagagtCGGATTTAAAttcgaaataattttttttcaaataccaTACTTCAACAAAATTATTAACGTTCATATCAGAGTTGGAGATATGCAAAAATCTGCCCCGTCCTGCACAATTGCCATCCTAATTAGTATAGACAATAGCATGCTGCAAGCTCAACTTGCTTCCTCTATTTTCATTAAGCTCCATTTTATAACTTGAACTCTAGGCTCTATCAGCTTTTAATTCATCTAGTTCTTGCAAAGTCCtcgataatttaattaaaatttcaaatccaataagctcatttaaaaaaaagaaataaagaaactttaatatgaaagaaaaattttatgtaaagaaatatatttgttaaatttttatataaacttcaaataaaattgaaattttaattaaaatgataaagttaaatattttaaatttattgaattatagaTTTAAAGTTTATGATTATTTagttattgtataaaaatataaaaaataaaaataccttaATAATATATCCtaatttgtatataaaataataatttaataaaattttaactgaaTTCAATTTTAGAGGTTTAAATATAAGTAtagaatattattattattattttggaatcTTATAAATCTGATCTTGTCTTAAATTAATTGGGAAGATTAATAAACCGACTCAGCTTCACCATTGATTATATAGGTTAGTCCACACAGGATTTGTACTTTTTCgcggaaaaagaataaaaaataaaacagcCAACGATTTTCGTCGCCAAAAAAGAATCTAAAAGACCAAGAGAACCTGCATCCAAGCAATAACTCGTCTTCAACCTCTCAATTATTCTCTTTTTAGGGTTTGCCTGATTATCAATCCCCTGTCCAAAACACAATAATTAGCTATGGACGATCCTACTACTGTACGTAATCAACGTAACCAATCAGCTCCGGAAACTACCCGTCTCAACCTCCCGGCCAGAATGTCCGACTCTTCCGTCTATCTCGAAAACCTTCCGTCTCGGACAATGCACATCAACCGTTTGATCAATTCCAACTACAACAGCTCTCCCTCGCGCACAATTTACTCCGATAGGTTCATCCCCAGCAGATCAGGCTCCAACTTCGCGCTTTTCGACATCTCAAATTCTCCGACGTCAGCTGAAGGAAAAGAAGATGGTTCTGGTACTTATAACAGCCTTTTACGCGCTGCCCTTTTTGGTCCCGATACGCCGGACAAGAAGGATTCATTGGGATCTCCGGCTTGCCGTAATATTTTCCGGTACAAAACTGAAACTAAACGGTCACTACACTCGCTTTCACCTTTCGGCCTTGATGAGTCGGTTCCGGGGATTATCCATAGCCCTGTTAAAGCTCCCAGGAAGGTTCCCCGGTCACCTTACAAGGTGAgtttttttaatggtttttacggtaaatttggttgaaattttgattttcttttttggtgtGGGGATTAATGTTTTTTCCTTCTGTTTTTGTAGGTTCTGGATGCACCTGCGTTACAAGatgatttttatttgaatttggtGGATTGGTCATCGAATAATGTGTTGGCGGTGGGGTTGGGGAATTGTGTTTATTTGTGGAATGCTTGTAGTAGTAAGGTTACTAAATTATGTGATTTGGGGATTGATGATAGTGTTTGTTCGGTTGGTTGGGCTCAACGTGGAACTCATCTGGCGGTTGGGACTAGTAACGGCAAAGTTCAGGTTTAATTTTATTCGTATTTGATGATAAAAATTGTTATGTTGTCAACATTTTTAGTTTATCTGTTGAGTATGCTGGCTTTCTGGTTTTTCTGTGTTAGTTTTAGGCTGTTACACTTTGATAGTGTAGTTATGTCATCGATAATGCCTTGAGTATAATTAATAAAGAAAGTTGTAAACTACTAGTTCTTAACTAGTGCAGTAATGTTTTCAAAGAAAACAGGGGTGGCAGAATGCATGCAACGTTTGAAAGCTTTGGCTTCCGAAGAAAAGTATCAGTGAATTGTAAAAACAATATGAAGATTGAAGAGTAAAGATTTATTGCCATTCATTGATTTAGCCGGCAATTCTTGAcatttatttgatttattgttCTTGACTTCACTGATGCTTTTACATGTTTTCCTACGGGATTATCAAGCTACCACACCATGTCCTAATTGCAAACTGAAAATAATAGGAGGACTTTATGATGTAGATTAGAAAACTTTGTAGTTAACTTTTGGGAGAAATAAAGGGGGAGAAGAAAAGCCATAAATTTGGTCCGAAATCGGAATCTGCTTCAATGGTCAGATGAGGTATGGCCCAAAAGTGAAAGCCTCTATCCATAGTTTATGGATGCAGGGCAGAGAGAAACTAGAATACTGTTTAATGGTCTTATCAGATGCAAGCATGGGTACCTTTTATAGATATCTACAAATTAGCAGGACTTCTTGGCAGTCTGCGATGGCTCTTGATAAATTGAGACTGAACTTCATTCTATTTTATAAGAGTTTAGTTGTTACTTGATAATCTTGAAAATATAGGCCTGATCCTTCATTCATTTCCTTATATCTTTGGGCTTTAATGAAGTTTGGCATAAATTAGTAACTTAATGCTTCTACCATGGTCATCGAAGGTGACCAAATTTTCAGCCCTTCTATGGACTTTAGAGATTATCTTTGCCCCACTGTTTCCTTTTGTATGGAGTCTTATAATTTCTGTCTATGTTCAACTTCCTGCGTGTTGCTTGTAGGATGATGTAGTTATTTAATGGCTACCACTTTGTATGTAGATTTGGGATGCATCTCGCTGCAGGAGGATAAGAACAATGGAGGGGCATCGATTACGCGTTGGGGCCTTAGCTTGGAGC
It encodes the following:
- the LOC107936425 gene encoding protein FIZZY-RELATED 2 yields the protein MDDPTTVRNQRNQSAPETTRLNLPARMSDSSVYLENLPSRTMHINRLINSNYNSSPSRTIYSDRFIPSRSGSNFALFDISNSPTSAEGKEDGSGTYNSLLRAALFGPDTPDKKDSLGSPACRNIFRYKTETKRSLHSLSPFGLDESVPGIIHSPVKAPRKVPRSPYKVLDAPALQDDFYLNLVDWSSNNVLAVGLGNCVYLWNACSSKVTKLCDLGIDDSVCSVGWAQRGTHLAVGTSNGKVQIWDASRCRRIRTMEGHRLRVGALAWSSSLLSSGSRDKSILQRDIRAQDDFASKLSGHKSEVCGLKWSYDNRELASGGNDNKLFVWNQHSTQPVLKYCDHTAAVKAIAWSPHLHGLLASGGGTADRCIRFWNTTTNTHLSCMDTGSQVCNLVWSKNVNELVSTHGYSQNQIIVWRYPTMSKLATLTGHTYRVLYLAISPDGQTIVTGAGDETLRFWNVFPSPKSQNTDSEIGASSLGRTTIR